The DNA segment GGAGGTGCGCCGGGGTCCGCTGGCCGAGCTGGCGAGCTGGGCCGCGGAGGGGGTGCGCGGCGAGATCACGGTCGTGGTCGAGGGCGCGCCGGAGAGCGGCCCGGAGGAGCTGGACGCGGCGGAGCTGGTGCGCAGGGTGCGGGTGCGCGAGGAGGCCGGGGAGCGGCGCAAGGAGGCCATCGCGGCGGTGGCGGTGGCGGCGGGGTTGCCCAAGAGGGTCGTGTTCGACGCCGTTGTCGCTGCGAAGCGCGCCGATCAGTGAGGGGCCTGCTCCGGCCGGTGGCTCGAGTAAAAACCGCCCTCTGAGCAGGGCTCTTCTCGGATGAGCGAATCGGCCAATGGGCGGCAAAAGGCTGTCGCCGTTGGCAAAGCGCGCAGGGGTCCGCGAGGGGCTTTTCGGCAAGGAAGACTCAAATCGGCTCCAACACTCGACAGCCCTGGTGCATTCGCGTCGGCGAAGGCGTCCACTGGTCGAAGGGACCCCGATCAGGGGGTGCTTGTCCAGCGGAAACGAGGAGCTGGCATGAGTGAGATCGCAGGGCAGACCGGCCTCCGCGGTACGGCCACAGCCGTTGTTCACGAGTCGTATTCTTTCGCCTGCATGCGCTGCGGGCACGGCTGGGAGCAGTCGTACGAGATAGAGCACCACACGGACGCCGACGGGCAGCAGTACGTGCGGTACGTGGCCGACGGGCACGTCGTGCCGTCGCCGCTGCGCAGCCCCAGCTGCCAGAACTGCGACGGTCACGTGCTGCGGATCATGCGCGCCGGACAGGTCTCGTCGGTACGGGGCGCGGGCGCGGGCCGGCACGGGGTGCCGCTCGCCGGACCGGTGGAGGTGCCGCAGGTGCCGGGCGCCGGCGCCGGCGCGGGCGAGGGGGCCGCGGCCGGGGCGCAGCACCACTGGCACCTGTCGGACCTGCTGCACCCCTTCCAGCGCAAGGCGAGCTGACCCTTCCGGAGCAGGGGTGGGCCGGCCCATCCGGCGCAAGGCGAGCCGGCCCTTCCCGCCCGGGGCGGGCCGGCCGCCGCCCGGCCCCGGGCGCCGGAGCCCGGGGCCCGGTCCCTTTCGTAGGATCGGGACATGCCTTCGAACACCGGCCGGAACGGCTCCCCGGGCGACAAGAACGCGGCGCCGCCGCCGCCCGCACCCCTGCGGGTGCCCGTCGCCGATTCCCACACCCACCTCGACATGCAGTCCGGCACGGTCGAGGAGGCTCTCGCGAAGGCCGCGTCGGTCGGGGTCACCACGGTCGTCCAGGTCGGCTGCGACATCGACGGCTCCCGGTGGGCCGCCGAGACCGCGCGGACGTACGCCGACGTGCACGCCGCCGTCGCCCTCCACCCCAACGAGGCCCCGCGCATCGTCCACGGCGACCCCGACGGCTGGTCCCGCAAGGAGGCCAGGGAGCCGGGCGGGCAGGCCGCGCTGGACGAGGCGCTCGCCGAGATCGACCGGCTCGCCGCGCTGCCGCACGTCAAGGGCGTCGGCGAGACCGGCCTCGACCACTTCCGCACGGGCCCCGAGGGCAAGGACGCCCAGGAGCGGTCCTTCCGCGCCCACATCGAGATCGCCAAGCGGCACGGCAAGGCGCTCGTCATCCACGACCGCGAGGCCCACGCCGACGTGCTGCGCGTGCTCAAGGAGGAGGGCGCCCCCGAGCGCACCGTCTTCCACTGCTACTCCGGCGACGCCGAGATGGCACAAATCTGCGCCCGCGAGGGCTACTTCATGTCCTTCGCCGGGAACGTCACCTTCAAGAACGCCCAGAACCTGCGCGACGCCCTCGCCGTCGCCCCGCTGGAACTGGTCCTCGTGGAGACCGACGCGCCCTTCCTCACCCCGGCGCCGTACCGCGGACGGCCCAACGCGCCCTACCTCGTTCCGGTCACCGTGCGCGCCATGGCCGCCGTACGCGGCATCGACGAAGACGCGCTGGCGACGGCCCTGAACGCGAACACGGCCCGCGCCTTCGACTACCCGGCATAATCACTCTTTCGTCACGTTTCGCAGTCGCGTCGCTTTGGAGAGTGACCGGGGCTCGGCTAGGTTCTGCCCCCGATCCGGACCTTTCGGCCCTGTGGAGCGTGTCGGCGTGAGCGGTAAACGGCGGTTGGAGACGGGCGCGTCGCCGGAACGGCGCGGTGGCCGGCGTGCGCGCGGGCGCGGGACGCGGGCGGCCAAGCGGCCGGACTCCGTGGTGCGCAGGCTGCTGCCGCAGGCACTGGTGGTGGCCTTCCTGGCCGGCGGCACCACCTCCTTCGTCGCCCAGGACCGGGCGATCCGGCTCGACGTCGACGGCCGGCCGCGGGCGCTGCACACCTTCGCCGACGACGTGGACGCGCTGCTCGCCGAGGAGGGCGTACGGGTGGGCGAGCACGACCTGGTCGCGCCCGCCCCCGACACCCCGCTGGCCGGCGGCGACGCGATCGCGGTGCGCTACGGCCGCCCCGTGCGGCTCACCCTGGACGGCCGGCGGCACCAGGTGTGGACGACGGCGCAGACCGTGGACGGGGCGCTCAGGGAACTGGGGGTGCGCGCCGAGGGCGCGTATCTGTCGGCCTCGCGCTCCCAGAGCATCGGCCGCGCCGGGCTCGCGCTCGACGTCCGCACCGAACGGGCGGTCACGGTCATGGCCGACGGGCGGGCCCGCACCCTCCGCACCAACGCGGCGACGGTCGGCGAGGCCGTCGCGGAGGCCGGGATCACCCTGGGCCCCGACGACACGCTCTCCGCCCCCGCCGACAGCTTCCCGCGCGACGGGCAGACCGTCACCGTGACGCGGGTGACCGGGGGGCGGGAGGTCCGCGAGGAGGAGATCCCGTTCCGCACCGAGCGGACGTACGACCCCACGCTGCTCAAGGGCACCGAGGTCGTCACCCGTCCCGGGCGCCCCGGGCTGCGGCGGATCACCTATCTGCTGCGCACGGTCGACGGGGTGCGCCAGGAGCCGCGCCGGGCGGGGACGGAGGTGGTGCGCAGGCCGCGGCGGCAGGTGGTGAAGGTCGGCACGAAGACGGCGCCGCGCTCGGTCGCGGGCACCGACGCGCTGGACTGGCACGGGCTCGCGGCATGCGAGTCCGGGGGCGACCCGCACGCGGTGGACTCCTCGGGGACGTACGGGGGCCTGTATCAGTTCGACGCGCAGACGTGGCACTCCCTGGGGGGCACGGGGCTGCCGCAGGACGCTTCGGAGTCGGAGCAGACGTACCGGGCGAAGAAGCTGTACGCGCGGCGGGGGGAGAGCCCCTGGCCGCATTGCGGGGAGCGGCTGCACGGCTGAGACCGGGCGGGGCGCCGTGGCGCGGGGTGCTTGTCAGGGGCGCCCTTCGTCGCCCCGTACCCTTGTCCCGTGAGTAGCCCCGCCCCCGATTCCCTCCTCGGCCCCGCCGACATCCGCGAGCTCGCGACCGCGCTCGGTGTCCGCCCCACCAAGCAGCGCGGCCAGAACTTCGTGATCGACGCGAACACGGTCCGCCGTATCGTCCGCACCGCCGGGGTCCGCCCCGACGACACGGTCGTGGAGGTCGGTCCCGGGCTCGGCTCGCTCACCCTGGCGCTGCTGGAGGCCGCCGACCGCGTCACCGCCGTGGAGATCGACGACGTCCTCGCCGCCGCCCTCCCCGCGACCGTCGCCGCCCGGATGCCGGCCCGCGCCGACCGCTTCGCGCTGGTCCACTCCGACGCGATGCACGTCACCGAGCTGCCGGGCCCCGCCCCGACCGCGCTCGTCGCGAACCTGCCGTACAACGTCGCCGTGCCGGTGCTGCTCCACATGCTCGACACCTTCCCGAGCATCGAGCGCACCCTGGTGATGGTGCAGTCCGAGGTCGCCGACCGGCTCGCCGCCGCGCCCGGCTCGAAGGTGTACGGCGTCCCGTCCGTGAAGGCCAACTGGTACGCCGAGGTCAAGCGGGCCGGCGCCATCGGCCGCACTGTCTTCTGGCCCGCGCCGAACGTCGACAGCGGGCTCGTCTCCCTGGTGCGGCGCACCGAGCCGGTCGCGACGACGGCCACGAAGCGGCAGGTGTTCGCGGTGGTCGACGCGGCCTTCGCGCAGCGCCGCAAGACCCTGCGGGCCGCGCTCGCCGGGTGGGCGGGTTCCGCGGCCGCCGCCGAAGAAGCCCTGGTCGCCGCCGGGATCTCCCCGCAGGCCCGCGGCGAGTCGCTGACGGTCGAGGAGTTCGCCCGCATCGCCGAGCACGCCCAGACCGGCGCCTGACGCCGGCACCCCGCACAGCCAAGGAGCGCAGTGAGCGTCACGGTCCGCGTCCCCGCCAAGGTCAACGTCCAGCTCGCGGTGGGCGCCGCCCGCCCCGACGGGTTCCACGACCTCGCCAACGTCTTCCTCGCCGTCGGCCTGTACGACGAGGTCACGGTCACCCCCGCCGACGAACTGCGCGTCACCTGCGCGGGCCCGGACGCCGCCCAGGTCCCCCTGGACCGCACCAACCTCGCCGCCCGCGCCGCCCTCGCGCTCGCCGCGCGCCGGGGCATCGAGCCGAACGTGCACCTCCACATCGACAAGGACATCCCCGTCGCCGGCGGCATGGCGGGCGGCAGCGCGGACGGCGCGGGCGCGCTGCTCGCCTGCGACAGGCTCTGGGGCACGGGCGCGTCCCGGGCCGAACTCCTCGCGATCTGCGCCGAGTTGGGCAGTGATGTGCCGTTCAGCCTGGTCGGCGGCGCCGCGTTGGGCGTCGGCCGCGGTGAGCGGCTGACCGCCCTCGACGTCGGCGGCACGTTCCACTGGGTGTTCGCGATGGCCGGGCGCGGGCTGTCCACGCCGGCGGTGTTCCGCGAGTTCGACCGGCTGGCCGAGGGCCGGGAGATCCCGGAGCCGGTGGCCTCGCGGGATCTGCTGGACGCGCTGGCCAAGGGCGACACCGACGCGCTGGCCGCGGCCGTCACCAACGACCTCCAGTCGCCCGCGCTCTCCCTCTTCCCGGAACTGGCGGCCACCCTGGCGGCGGGCCGCGACGCGGGCGCCCTCGCCTCGCTCGTCTCGGGCTCGGGCCCGACGACGGCCTTCCTCGCCCGCGACGCCGAGACGGCCCGGAAGGTCGCGGCGGCCCTCACCGCCTCCGGCACCTGCCGCACCGTACGGACGGCGGCGGGGCCGGTGGCGGGGGCGACGGTCCTTTAGGACGTCAGAGGGCGTCGGTCTCGGTCAGGCCGATGCAGCGGCCCGTTTCCGGCCATGTCATCACACAGAGTGACCATCCCCTCGCGCGTCACCCCCCACCCCCGAGGCCCTACGCTAGAAGGCTGACCCACGCGGCGGAGCCGCATGTCGATACCGCCCCGCGCACAGGAGTGAAATGGCCGTCAACCTGGTCAATGTCGAGAACGTCAGCAAGGTGTACGGCACCCGTGCCCTGCTGGACGGCGTCTCGCTCGGTGTGCAGGAAGGCGACAGGATCGGGGTCGTCGGCCGCAACGGTGACGGGAAGACCACCCTGATCCGGATGCTCGCCAAGCAGGAGGAGGCCGACACCGGCCGGGTCACCCACCTGGGCGGGCTGCGCCTCGGCGTGCTCACCCAGCACGACTCGCTCGACCCCGCCGCCACCGTCCGCCATGAGGTGATCGGTGACATGGCCGACCACGAGTGGGCGGGAAACGCCAAGGTCAGGGACGTACTGACCGGCCTGTTCGGCGGCCTGGACCTGCCGGGCTTCCCCAAGGGGCTCGACACGGTCATCGGCCCGCTGTCCGGCGGCGAGCGGCGCCGCATCGCGCTGGCCAAGCTGCTGATCGAGGACCAGGACCTGCTCGTCCTGGACGAGCCCACCAACCACCTCGACGTCGAGGGCATCTCCTGGCTCGCCCGGCATCTGCGGAACCGCCGCTCGGCGCTCGTCTGCGTCACCCACGACCGCTGGTTCCTGGACCAGGTCTGCACCCGCATGTGGGACGTGCAGCGCGGTGACGTGTACGAGTACGAGGGCGGCTACTCCGACTACGTCTTCGCCCGCGCCGAGCGCGAGCGCATCGCCGCCACCGAAGAGGCCAAGCGGCAGAACCTGATCCGCAAGGAGCTGGCCTGGCTGCGCCGCGGCGCGCCCGCCCGCACCTCCAAGCCCCGCTTCCGGGTGGAGGCCGCCAACGAGCTGATCGCGGACGTGCCGCCGCCCCGCGACAGCAGCGAGCTGATGAAGTTCGCCTCCTCCCGGCTCGGCAAGACGGTCTTCGACCTGGAGGACGTCACCGTCCAGGCCGGCCCGAAGGTGCTGCTCAAGCACGTCACCTGGCAGCTCGGCCCCGGCGACCGGATCGGCCTGGTCGGCGTGAACGGCGCCGGCAAGACCTCGCTGCTGCGGGCCATGGCCGAGGCCGCCCGCACCGAGGGCGAGGCGCAGCCGGCCGGCGGCCGGGTCAATGTCGGCCGGACGGTCAAGCTCGCCTACCTCTCCCAGGAGGTCGCCGAACTCGACCCCACCTGGCGGGTCCTGGAGGCCGTGCAGCAGGTGCGCGAGCGCGTCGACCTCGGCAAGGGCCGCGAGATGACCGCGGGCCAGCTCTGCGAGACCTTCGGATTCACCAAGGAGAAGCAGTGGACGCCGGTCGGCGACCTCTCCGGTGGTGAGCGCCGCCGCCTCCAACTGCTGCGGCTGCTGATGGACGAGCCCAACGTCCTCTTCCTGGACGAGCCCACCAACGACCTCGACATCGAGACCCTCACCCAGCTGGAGGACGTCCTCGACGGCTGGCCCGGCTCGATGATCGTCATCTCCCACGACCGGTTCTTCGTGGAGCGCACCACGGACCGGGTGTTCGCCCTGCTCGGCGACGGCGCGCTGCGGATGCTGCCGCGCGGCATCGACGAGTACCTGGAGCGGCGCCTGCGCATGGAGGAGGCGGTCGCCGAGCGCACCGCCGCCGCGGCGCCCAAGCCGGCCACGCAGGAGAAGAGCGCCGCCGACCAGCGGGCCGCCAAGAAGGAACTCCAGAAGATCGAGCGGCAGTTGGACAAGGTCGCCGAGAAGGAGACCAAGCTGCACGCCCGGATCGCCGACAACGCGACGGACTTCGCGAAGGTCGCCGAACTGGATGCCCAGCTGCGGGAGCTGGCCGGTGAGCGCGAGGAACTGGAGCTGCGCTGGCTGGAACTGGCGGAGGACGCGTAGGACTTCGCCGCCGCGAATCAGCCAGTGCGGCGAACGGCCCCTCCCCGGTGCACGCCGGGGCGCGCGTGCGCCGCGTGAAGGGGGCGTGAAGGCGCGTAACGGAGGCATCACGGGCCGGTTCTCCCTTGGGAACAGGGCGGATCCGGCCCGCTGTGCTGTCCGTACCGAGTGATAGAAAGAGCCGTCTGAAAACTGTCTCCACAACGACCTTGGGTCCGTCAAGAACCTCAGGGCGTGGCTAAAAATCAGTGAACGAGGGGGAAGAGCGCTGATGACTCAGCCGCCCGACCAGTCGCCCAGCGGCGGCTTCGGAGCACCGCAGGATCCGAGAGAGCCCCGGGACCCCCGGGGCTCCGGGGACCCGAGGGACACGGGGAATCAGCCGCCGGTCCCGGCCCAGCCGCCGACGGCTCCCGCCGCCCCGGCCCAGCCGCCCGCCGCGCCCGCGCCCCCGGCCGCCCCGCCGCCGACGGTCCTCTCCAAGCCGCCCGCGACCCCGGTGCCGCCCGCGACGCCCATCCCGCCCGCGCCCGGGGCCCAGTCCGGCCCGCCGCCGCAGCCGGGGCAGCCGCCCCAGCCCCCGCAGCAGCCGGCGCCTGGCTACGGCTACCCGCAGCAGCCCGGCCCCTACGGCGCCCCCACGGCCTCCGGGACCCCCGGCGCCCCCGGCCCCTACGGCGCCCCCGCGGCACCCGGGCCCTATGGCGCCCCCGCGGCCCCCGGCACTCCCGCTCCCTACGGCTACCCGCAGCAGCCCCAGCAGCCGGGCCCCTACGGGCAGCAGCCCCAGCCCGGTTACGGCTTCCCGCCGCAGCCGCCGTACCCCGGCGCCCCCGGCACCGCCCCCGGCGGCCCCTTCCCGCCCCAGAGCGGCGGCGGCAGGAAGAAGACCCTGCTGATCGTGGGCGCCGCGGCGGCCGCGCTGCTCGTCATAGCCGGCACCGTCTACGCCGTGACCAGCGGCGGCGACGGCAAGAAGAAGCCCGTGGCCGAGCAGAGCGGCAGCACCGCGCCGACCTCGTCCGGCGCCCCCTCGGCCTCCTCGTCGGCCACCGGCGGCGACGACCCCGAGGACCTCAACAAGGGCCGCGCGTCCGGCGAGGCGAAGGTGCTCTGGTACAAGTCGGCACCGGACGCCCCCGGCGCGGGCGCCGACGCCCCGGGCATGTGGATCGCCGGGAACACCGTGGTGAAGGCGGCGTACAAGCAGGTCTTCGCCTACGACGCCGGCAACGGCTCCGCCCCCTGGGGGCCCCTCTCCTTCCCGCAGAAGATCTGCGCGGTCACCCCGCAGAAGTCGGACGACGGCAAGGTCGTCGTGGCGTACATGAACGGCGCCGGCGACAACGCCAAGTGCAACCAGCTCACCCAGCTCGACCTCGCCACCGGCAAGAAGGGCTGGAGCGCCCAGGTCGCCGACGGCGGGCTGTTCGACAGCGCGCTCAACGTCGAACTCAGCGTGGCCGGACACACGTTGATGGTGGGCCGCTCCGAGTCGGGCACCGCCTACGACATCGACAGCGGCAAGAAGCTGTACGACAAGAAGCGCTACGGCAACGCCTGCTTCCCCGCCGGGTACGCGGGCGGCGCCGGCCGGCTCGTCCAGGTGGCGTCCTGCGCGGCCTCCACCAGCACCCAGCACGACGAGCTGCGGGAACTCGACCCGGCCACCGGCAAGGTGAAGTGGACCCAGTCCCTCAAGAAGGGCTGGCAGGTCAGCCGGGTGTACTCGATGAACCCGCTCGTGGTCTATCTGACCAACGAGGACAAGAAGACGTGGAACATCTCCACCTTCACCTCGACCGGCAAGTTCCGCTCCCAGGTCAAGGTCGACGAGAAGTTCTCCCCGAGCTGCGGCTGGGCGATCCTGGAGCGCAACCTCCAGGGCTGCCAGGGCGTCGCGGCCGACGCCGACACGCTCTACCTGCCCACGTCCGCGACCTCCAGCGCCAACGAGATCGTCGCGATCAGCCTCTCCACCGGCACCGCGAAGTGGCGGGTCAAGTCCCCGGCGGACGAGCCGATGGCCCCGATGAAGACCGAGGGCGGCAAGCTCATCGCGTATGTGCAGCCGTCGTACGACGCGGGCGGCCAGGTGGTCTCGATCCCGACCGCTGGCTCCGCCCACACCCCCACGAAGCTGCTCCAGAATCCGCAGGGCACCGCGCAGATCGAGGACACCTTCTACAACGGCGTCATCGACTGGGCCGACGGGCGCTTCATCATCTCGGCCGGCCGGCTCAACGGCAACGACGAGTCGAAGGAGAAGCTGATCATGGCCTTCGGCGACTGAGCCCGGCCCGCTTCCCCGCCCTCCTCCCGTTTTGGCCGCCGTCCGGCCGTCCGAGTGTCACCGAGGTACCCGAGCCATGACCCAGCCGCCCCCGCCCCCGCCGAACCAGCCCCCGCAGCAGGGAGGGTTCGGCCCGCCGCCCCCGTCGGAGCCGACCCCGCCCACCCCGCCGCACTCGCTGGACAAGCAGCCCCCCGCGGCCCCGCCGCCCCCGCAGGGTGCCCCCGGCCAGCAGCCCCCGCCGCCGTCCCAGCCGGCGCCGCCGTCAGGACCTCCGCAGCCGGCCCCGCCGTCCGGACCCCCGCAGCCGGCGCCCGGCTACGGCTACCCGCAGCAGCCGGCCCCCGGTTACGGCTACCCCCAGCAGGCGCCCCCGCCGGCCGGCTACGGCTACCCCGCCGCGCCCCCGAACCCGTACGGCCAGCAGCCCGGAGCCCCCTACGGGGCGCCGCAGCAGAACCCGTACGCCATGCCCACCCAGCCGATGCAGCAGTCCGGGCAGCCGGGCTACGGCTATCCGGGCCAGCCCCCGACCATGCCCATGCGGCAGCAGGGCGGTGGCGGCGGGCGGAACAACACCGCGCTGTACATCGTCATCGCGGCGGTCGTCGTCATCGCGCTGATCGTCGGCGGGGGCATCTGGTACGCGGGCTCCGGTGGCGGCGGCACCAAGCAGGACACCGCCTCGTCCGGCGGCGGCAACGGCGGCGGGGGAGGGGACAAGGGGTCCGGCGGTTCGACCGGCGGCAAGGAGAAGGCGCCGGCGAACGCGGCGGCCAAGGTCCTCTTCCAGGTCCCCTCGCCCTCGGTGAAGGACACGGTGAGCACCTCCGGCTCCTGGCTGACCGACAAGGTGTACGCCAAGACCGGCGTGGACGAGATCGTGGGCTACGACCCGGTCAAGGGCACCAAGCTGTGGACGGTCCAGCTGCCCGGCCCGGTCTGCGCGGCCAGCCGGCACCACACCGACGACGACAGGACCGCGATCACCTACCAGCCGACGAACAAGAAGTACTCCGGCTGCTCCGACATCGCGGCGATCGACCTCGACGCGGGCAAGAAGCTGTGGACGAAGACCGTCAACGTCGGTGACTACCCGGTCAATTACCAGAACGTGACGGTCTCCCAGCGCACCGTCGCGCTCGGCGACAGCAACGGCGGCGCGGCCTTCGACATCGACTCCGGCAAGCCGCTGTGGCAGCCGAAGCCGGGCGAGGACTGCTACGACTCGGGCTACGGCGGCGGCGCCAAGCTGGTCGCGGTGCGCAGCTGCGGCGACTCGGACAACACCCAGCTGTCCATCCAGACCATCGACCCGAAGTCCGGCAAGGTCGTCTCCGAGTACAAGATGGACCCGGGCATCGAGTATGCCTCGGTCGTCTCCACCGATCCGCTGGTGGTGGCCGCCGACGTCGGCGACAGCGCGGGCGACGGCAGCGGCATCTCGGACTACTTCTCCATCGACAACAAGACCGGCAAGCTGCTCGCCCGGATCTCCGCGCCCGGCAAGACCTACGGCGGCCGCTGCGACGGCATCACCCGGATCGAGGACTGCCACGAGATCGCCGTCGGCGGCGGCAAGCTGTTCGTGCCGACCGAGGAGCACGACGGCAGCGGAAGCTCCTACAGCACCACCAACGAGGTCGTCGCCTTCGACCTGACCACCGGCAAGCCCACCGGCCAGCGCGCCGAGGCCGGGGACGGCTATCTGCTGTCGCCGCTGCGCATGGACGGCGCCAACCTGATCGCCTACAAGAAGCCGCCGTACGACAAGGGCGGCCAGATCGTCAGCATCGACGGCTCCACCTTCAAGCAGACCAAGCTCCTGGAGAACCCGTCCACGGAGAGCGTCCGGCGGGCGGAGGGCAGCATGCTGCCGGACTACGCGGAGATCCTCTTCGGGCGGGGCCGGCTGTACATGTCCGACGTCTTCGTCGACAAGGCGGACTCGAACGACGACAAGTCGTACCTGGTGCTGGCCTTCGGCACCGACGGCTGACCTGCCGCCACACAATCACCCGAACGGGTGACTTGGTCAGCAGTGCCCCGGATGTCATCGGTCCGGGGCACTTCTGCTGTCCAGGGGCGGCGCGGCGGCGGACGAGCGAGTAGCTTCCGGGGGCATGCACAGGGGCGGGGTGCCGGGGGGCCCTCTGTCCATCGGGCCGGTGGACGTCCATAGTGGGGCATCCATGGGCGGGGCTGGGGGGTTTCTCAATGGGAGTACGGCTCATGGTCGTGGACGACCATCGCCTGCTCGCGGAGGCGCTGGCGTCGGCGCTGAAACTGCGCGGGCACCGGGTGCTCGCCTCGGCGGCGCCCGCCGCGGGCGCCGCCGATCTGGTGATCGCACGGGCGCCCGAGGTGTGCCTGCTGGGCACGGCCGTCCCGGCCGAGCCGGGCGCCTTCGACCCGGTGGCGAAGATCAAGCGGGAGCGGCCGCAGGTGGCGGTGGTGGTGCTCGGCCCGGTGCCCTCGCCGCGCGGGATCGCCGCGGCGTTCGCCGCCGGGGCGTCGGGGTACGTACGGCACGACGAGCGCATCGAGGGTGTCGAGCGCGCGATCCTCAAGGCGCGGGCGGGCGAGTCGGCGGTGGCGCCGGTGCTTCTCCAGGAGGCGTTCGAGGAACTGCTGAACCCCACCGCGCAGCCCGACGACGAGGCCCAGCGCCTGCTGAGCGTCCTGACCCCGCGGGAGGTCGAGGTCCTCGTCCGGGTCGCCGACGGCGAGGACACCCGCGTCATCGCCTCCGGTATGCGCATAGCGCCGAGCACGGCCCGCACCCATGTGCAGCGGGTGCTGATGAAACTGGGCGTGGGCTCGCGCCTGGAGGCGGCGGCGCTGGCCGCGCGCACGGGGCTGCTGGACCGGGCGGCGGGGCCGGGGTCATAGCCCCCGGCCCCGCCGCCCGCGAGCGCCCGTGGGGGCGCGGGGAACCGCGTGATCAGTCACGACGAAGCCGCACCCGGCAGACCGCCCGCGCCCCCGAAAGACCCCTAGTCCTCCCGCTGTTCGGGCACGGTCACCGGCCTGAGCTTGAGCCACACCAGGAAGAAGACACCCAGCAGCAGCATCCCGATCCCGGTCCACAGGTTGATGTTGACCCCCTGCGCCTTGTCGATCGCCGACTGCGAGTCCGTGATGCCGGTGATCGTGACGATCAGGCCGTAGACCACGAAGAGCCCGCCGATGATGCGCCGCAGATCGAAGATGCGGGACGCGGTCGCCGACTTGGTCTCCAGCTCGGTGACCTCGCGCGCGAGCTCGCCCTCGGTGTCATGGTGTTCGGAGTTCTCGGACATGTTCCCTCGATCCTCCCGCGTCAGAACGAGAACGGGATGTAGCAGACGGCGGCCAGCACGACCGCACCCCAGCCCAGCAGCGCCGGCTTGCGGTACCACGCGTCGTCACCGGGCGCCGGCGGCTCGGACATCCCCGGCGAGCGGGTGCCGTAGACCAGGCCCTGGAGCTCCTTCGCCGGCTTCGGCGCGGTGAACAGCGACACCAGGACCATCACGACCGCGCCGGCCACGAACCCGGCGATCGCCGAGACGAAGTTGGCGCCCTGGTCGGAGGGGATGGAGATGATCCCCTTCTTGTAGAGGACGAAGTAGTTGACCATCGCGGTGACGGTGCCCGCGAGCAGCCCCCAGAAGCCGGACTTGACCGACGCCCGCTTCCAGAACATGCCGATGATGAAGACGACGAACATCGGCACGTTGAAGAAGGA comes from the Streptomyces sp. SUK 48 genome and includes:
- a CDS encoding TatD family hydrolase, translating into MPSNTGRNGSPGDKNAAPPPPAPLRVPVADSHTHLDMQSGTVEEALAKAASVGVTTVVQVGCDIDGSRWAAETARTYADVHAAVALHPNEAPRIVHGDPDGWSRKEAREPGGQAALDEALAEIDRLAALPHVKGVGETGLDHFRTGPEGKDAQERSFRAHIEIAKRHGKALVIHDREAHADVLRVLKEEGAPERTVFHCYSGDAEMAQICAREGYFMSFAGNVTFKNAQNLRDALAVAPLELVLVETDAPFLTPAPYRGRPNAPYLVPVTVRAMAAVRGIDEDALATALNANTARAFDYPA
- the rsmA gene encoding 16S rRNA (adenine(1518)-N(6)/adenine(1519)-N(6))-dimethyltransferase RsmA; the encoded protein is MSSPAPDSLLGPADIRELATALGVRPTKQRGQNFVIDANTVRRIVRTAGVRPDDTVVEVGPGLGSLTLALLEAADRVTAVEIDDVLAAALPATVAARMPARADRFALVHSDAMHVTELPGPAPTALVANLPYNVAVPVLLHMLDTFPSIERTLVMVQSEVADRLAAAPGSKVYGVPSVKANWYAEVKRAGAIGRTVFWPAPNVDSGLVSLVRRTEPVATTATKRQVFAVVDAAFAQRRKTLRAALAGWAGSAAAAEEALVAAGISPQARGESLTVEEFARIAEHAQTGA
- a CDS encoding ABC-F family ATP-binding cassette domain-containing protein, translated to MAVNLVNVENVSKVYGTRALLDGVSLGVQEGDRIGVVGRNGDGKTTLIRMLAKQEEADTGRVTHLGGLRLGVLTQHDSLDPAATVRHEVIGDMADHEWAGNAKVRDVLTGLFGGLDLPGFPKGLDTVIGPLSGGERRRIALAKLLIEDQDLLVLDEPTNHLDVEGISWLARHLRNRRSALVCVTHDRWFLDQVCTRMWDVQRGDVYEYEGGYSDYVFARAERERIAATEEAKRQNLIRKELAWLRRGAPARTSKPRFRVEAANELIADVPPPRDSSELMKFASSRLGKTVFDLEDVTVQAGPKVLLKHVTWQLGPGDRIGLVGVNGAGKTSLLRAMAEAARTEGEAQPAGGRVNVGRTVKLAYLSQEVAELDPTWRVLEAVQQVRERVDLGKGREMTAGQLCETFGFTKEKQWTPVGDLSGGERRRLQLLRLLMDEPNVLFLDEPTNDLDIETLTQLEDVLDGWPGSMIVISHDRFFVERTTDRVFALLGDGALRMLPRGIDEYLERRLRMEEAVAERTAAAAPKPATQEKSAADQRAAKKELQKIERQLDKVAEKETKLHARIADNATDFAKVAELDAQLRELAGEREELELRWLELAEDA
- a CDS encoding resuscitation-promoting factor, with amino-acid sequence MESDRGSARFCPRSGPFGPVERVGVSGKRRLETGASPERRGGRRARGRGTRAAKRPDSVVRRLLPQALVVAFLAGGTTSFVAQDRAIRLDVDGRPRALHTFADDVDALLAEEGVRVGEHDLVAPAPDTPLAGGDAIAVRYGRPVRLTLDGRRHQVWTTAQTVDGALRELGVRAEGAYLSASRSQSIGRAGLALDVRTERAVTVMADGRARTLRTNAATVGEAVAEAGITLGPDDTLSAPADSFPRDGQTVTVTRVTGGREVREEEIPFRTERTYDPTLLKGTEVVTRPGRPGLRRITYLLRTVDGVRQEPRRAGTEVVRRPRRQVVKVGTKTAPRSVAGTDALDWHGLAACESGGDPHAVDSSGTYGGLYQFDAQTWHSLGGTGLPQDASESEQTYRAKKLYARRGESPWPHCGERLHG
- a CDS encoding 4-(cytidine 5'-diphospho)-2-C-methyl-D-erythritol kinase, giving the protein MSVTVRVPAKVNVQLAVGAARPDGFHDLANVFLAVGLYDEVTVTPADELRVTCAGPDAAQVPLDRTNLAARAALALAARRGIEPNVHLHIDKDIPVAGGMAGGSADGAGALLACDRLWGTGASRAELLAICAELGSDVPFSLVGGAALGVGRGERLTALDVGGTFHWVFAMAGRGLSTPAVFREFDRLAEGREIPEPVASRDLLDALAKGDTDALAAAVTNDLQSPALSLFPELAATLAAGRDAGALASLVSGSGPTTAFLARDAETARKVAAALTASGTCRTVRTAAGPVAGATVL